A genomic region of Streptomyces sp. R33 contains the following coding sequences:
- a CDS encoding dienelactone hydrolase family protein → MAEVLVFHHGHGLTAGVRSFAEQLRRAGHTVHAPDLYEGQVFDSLEEGAAYAESVGFDTITARGAVAAEGMPAELIYVGFSLGVLPAQKLAQTRPGAKGALLLEACVPVSEFGAAWPQDVPVQIHGMDSDPFFAGEGDADAARAVVETVTDAELFLYPGDRHLFTDSSLPSYDEQAAMQVNHRVLGFLDRVK, encoded by the coding sequence ATGGCTGAGGTGCTGGTCTTCCACCATGGACACGGGCTGACCGCCGGCGTTCGCAGTTTCGCCGAGCAGTTGCGACGGGCCGGACACACCGTCCACGCTCCAGATCTGTACGAAGGGCAGGTGTTCGACAGCCTCGAGGAGGGCGCCGCCTATGCCGAGAGCGTCGGGTTCGACACGATCACCGCGCGCGGAGCCGTCGCCGCCGAGGGAATGCCTGCGGAGCTCATCTATGTTGGCTTCTCGCTCGGTGTCCTGCCGGCGCAGAAGCTGGCCCAGACTCGCCCCGGAGCAAAGGGTGCACTGTTGCTCGAGGCGTGCGTCCCAGTCTCGGAGTTCGGCGCGGCCTGGCCCCAAGACGTCCCAGTTCAGATCCACGGCATGGACTCAGATCCGTTCTTCGCCGGGGAGGGTGATGCGGACGCGGCCCGCGCGGTCGTCGAGACGGTGACGGATGCGGAGCTGTTCCTCTACCCCGGCGACAGGCACCTGTTCACCGACAGCAGCCTGCCGTCCTACGACGAACAGGCCGCGATGCAGGTCAACCATCGGGTGCTCGGCTTCCTCGACCGCGTTAAGTAG
- a CDS encoding PIG-L deacetylase family protein: MTTPSPLPSLLAVCAHPDDEALVAGGVLAQHAAAGARTAVVTATWAPDSLRAAELAHALHLLGAGKPRMLGFADLRVPDSAPGRPRLCDVPQEEAAERLVSHVRAFRPQVIVTHDAFGSGHPDHVRTHEVVLQAVRTAGIEGLCPQAGPSWRPSAVYGASHPRSESDALAGLLSTVGKRVHTVPDEMVHAAVDIRPWLDRKLAAIMAHASEVARERSLPGLLARLPKPEREAIVATEFFTRLDAGHSPGPSRLKVLTV, from the coding sequence ATGACAACACCGTCCCCCTTACCGTCCCTGTTGGCTGTCTGCGCACACCCAGACGATGAGGCGCTCGTGGCCGGTGGAGTCCTCGCCCAGCACGCGGCGGCCGGGGCGCGCACTGCCGTCGTCACGGCTACGTGGGCTCCAGACAGCCTTCGCGCCGCCGAGCTCGCACACGCCCTGCACCTTCTTGGCGCGGGCAAGCCCCGCATGCTCGGATTCGCCGACCTCCGCGTCCCCGACTCCGCCCCCGGTCGGCCCCGCCTCTGTGACGTTCCCCAGGAAGAGGCGGCGGAACGGCTCGTGTCACACGTGCGCGCATTCCGGCCTCAGGTGATCGTGACCCACGACGCGTTCGGGTCGGGGCACCCCGACCATGTCCGCACCCACGAAGTGGTCCTCCAAGCTGTACGCACCGCTGGCATCGAGGGGCTCTGCCCTCAAGCTGGGCCCTCCTGGCGTCCCAGCGCGGTATATGGCGCATCGCACCCTCGCTCGGAGAGCGACGCCCTGGCCGGTCTCCTGTCCACCGTCGGAAAGCGCGTCCACACCGTGCCGGACGAGATGGTTCACGCAGCCGTCGATATCCGCCCCTGGCTGGACCGCAAGCTCGCCGCGATCATGGCGCACGCCAGCGAAGTGGCTCGCGAAAGGTCCCTCCCGGGTCTCCTCGCCCGGCTCCCGAAGCCTGAACGGGAGGCGATCGTGGCGACGGAGTTCTTCACTCGCCTGGACGCCGGGCACTCGCCAGGGCCAAGCAGGCTCAAGGTGTTGACCGTCTGA
- a CDS encoding ATP-binding cassette domain-containing protein codes for MARGLPRMVMAGLNLAHLADARALRLVLGAEIGRGITQAIGLVAVNGVLGHILAGGTTNERLARAVPALAAVAVTALLGSLLRSASTAATGELEPKVQRVATERYLGLVHRVELAAIEDDEFHRLLDAARYGADSARRMIRYCTNTLNAGISLIAAAGVLTVLHVALLPLLVLMTLPSAWSSLTISKQRYISFHTFVQHARAGHLLGQLLTQREAAAEVRVHEVGPFLLGHFRQMAETSEREQTRLARNAAKIGLIADGASGAATLLTYGALGLLLWSGRMDLAVAGTAVLAIRAGASSLDGLVLQMADLHQESLFVADYERLCAEAEARAIPETGEALPEQVREVRFEKVTFTYPGSGGEAPEPTLREVSLSFPMGKVIALVGANGSGKSTLIKLLAGLHLPDEGGGTIWWDDVDAAKADRGQIFARIALMSQSFFRWPFTVRVNIGIGRPTTPIEDEAVQDAATFSGAAKFISALPRGFSTLLGRGYKGGREASGGEWQLMGISRAWYKRAGILVVDEPTSALDAVAEQRVFDQIRALAATGQTIIFITHRLHSVRHADVIHVMKDGRLAESGTFSQLMDEETGTGDFRDAYLVQAAAFADTVPVQRAPSADTKAEERS; via the coding sequence ATGGCCAGGGGTTTACCCCGCATGGTCATGGCCGGGTTGAACCTCGCTCATCTCGCTGACGCCCGAGCCCTGCGCCTTGTCCTCGGCGCCGAGATCGGACGGGGCATCACGCAGGCGATCGGGCTGGTCGCAGTCAACGGCGTCCTGGGCCACATCCTGGCCGGTGGCACGACGAACGAGCGGCTGGCGAGAGCCGTTCCGGCTCTCGCGGCGGTCGCGGTCACCGCGCTGCTGGGTTCGCTCCTGCGGTCCGCGTCCACGGCGGCGACCGGCGAGCTCGAGCCCAAGGTCCAGCGCGTCGCTACCGAGCGGTACCTGGGGCTGGTGCACCGCGTGGAGCTCGCGGCGATCGAGGACGACGAATTCCACCGCCTGCTGGACGCCGCCCGCTACGGGGCCGATTCCGCCCGCCGGATGATCCGGTACTGCACCAACACACTGAACGCGGGGATCTCCCTGATCGCGGCCGCGGGTGTGCTCACGGTGCTCCACGTCGCGCTCTTGCCTCTTCTGGTCCTGATGACCCTGCCGAGTGCCTGGAGTTCGCTGACGATCTCCAAGCAGCGATACATCTCCTTCCACACCTTCGTGCAGCACGCGCGGGCCGGTCACCTGCTGGGGCAGCTACTGACCCAGCGGGAGGCCGCGGCCGAGGTCAGGGTCCACGAGGTCGGGCCGTTCCTCCTCGGGCACTTCCGGCAGATGGCCGAGACCAGCGAGCGCGAGCAGACCCGTCTGGCCCGCAACGCCGCCAAGATCGGGCTGATCGCGGACGGCGCGTCTGGGGCCGCGACCCTGCTCACGTACGGGGCGCTGGGACTGCTGCTGTGGAGTGGTCGGATGGACCTTGCGGTCGCGGGCACCGCGGTACTCGCCATCCGCGCCGGCGCATCGAGCCTTGATGGCCTGGTCCTGCAGATGGCAGATCTGCACCAGGAGTCGCTGTTCGTCGCCGACTACGAGCGGCTTTGTGCGGAGGCTGAGGCCCGCGCGATCCCGGAGACCGGGGAAGCTCTACCCGAGCAGGTGCGGGAAGTCCGATTCGAGAAGGTCACGTTCACCTATCCGGGCTCCGGGGGCGAGGCGCCCGAGCCGACTCTGCGCGAGGTGTCGCTGTCCTTTCCGATGGGCAAGGTCATCGCCTTGGTCGGGGCGAACGGTTCGGGCAAGTCCACCCTCATCAAGCTCCTGGCCGGCCTGCACCTACCCGACGAGGGCGGCGGCACGATCTGGTGGGACGACGTGGATGCCGCCAAGGCCGACCGCGGCCAGATCTTCGCCCGCATCGCCCTCATGTCGCAGTCCTTCTTCCGGTGGCCCTTCACAGTGCGGGTCAACATCGGCATCGGCCGGCCCACCACGCCCATCGAGGACGAAGCGGTGCAGGACGCGGCGACCTTCTCCGGCGCCGCCAAGTTCATCTCCGCCCTGCCACGGGGCTTCAGCACCCTCCTGGGCCGGGGATACAAGGGCGGGCGCGAGGCGTCCGGCGGCGAATGGCAGCTGATGGGCATCAGCCGCGCCTGGTACAAGCGGGCGGGGATCTTGGTGGTCGACGAGCCGACCAGTGCCCTGGACGCGGTCGCCGAGCAGCGGGTCTTCGACCAGATTCGCGCGCTCGCCGCAACCGGCCAGACGATCATCTTCATCACCCACCGACTGCATTCGGTGCGGCACGCCGACGTCATCCACGTCATGAAGGACGGCCGGCTCGCAGAGTCCGGGACCTTCTCCCAACTCATGGACGAGGAAACCGGCACAGGGGACTTCCGAGACGCCTATCTGGTCCAGGCCGCCGCGTTCGCGGACACCGTCCCTGTCCAGCGTGCCCCCTCCGCGGACACCAAAGCGGAGGAGCGCTCGTGA
- a CDS encoding IS3 family transposase → MTAELREEGGRVVNHKRVARIMRTIGRRREEAPRTRDGPLRNITGSRHEIGLPWRMRGGRSVRGCALRLVLMAALL, encoded by the coding sequence ATCACGGCCGAGCTCCGTGAGGAAGGCGGCCGGGTGGTGAACCACAAGCGGGTCGCGAGGATCATGCGGACCATCGGGCGCCGGAGAGAAGAGGCCCCCCGTACGCGAGACGGGCCGCTGCGGAACATCACTGGTTCTCGTCATGAGATCGGCCTCCCCTGGAGGATGAGGGGAGGCCGATCTGTGCGGGGCTGTGCGCTGCGGCTGGTTTTGATGGCGGCGCTGCTGTGA
- the fxlM gene encoding methyltransferase, FxLD system, which translates to MGYAVREEWQQHYADGKGFRPLGDAERVLLAERVPVPEAGGRALDVGSGTGELAAYLGALGYAVDAVDFAGSAIERSRQEHPDARGVRWMRLDIEHDDPAGLNPDGYDLITLRLVVPFLKDRSRVLHGLGERLRPGGALVITTPTAELTAKERRDIALDEGEILQIAGGWKESARLDADGLAVLVLRGSCHTDTTAAEKRPTTSHALTGAVAVVTDLSGRVLLGRSTGGMWELPAGKTSGSEDFAAAAVRELFEETGLTAAASDAHVVTMLVDDSHDMPRLTAVVRITAFTGTLTNPEERLFERWEWHDLHALACVGPVFAPAAQSLEAIWPGIIPGLPAVHSYPLAAIHPPVPGEPAEAVRLREQMADAVIAGGWAPSEAVQEALRTVPRHRFAPEMSLRTAYDDDLAVVTRRDEMGRAISSVSAAWLQADMIESLRLVPGARVYEAGSGGYNAELIAHVVGPAGSVVTGDIDPYVVHRTQRFIAEAGSGRVTAFQGDAAFGAPANLVPRGGFDASVITYNVWDISAAWREQLAEGGHLVLPLEMHGYTRAISFQRRGDVLHARKFTYCGFVRDQGQHGRTVPVVGLLDGELQLRFEDGLPLPAEGLEEALRGPRHEVATGLIMGFQFDFSSLQLYAATTLPGFCRLAAHADKGSGVTLIAKGSDAPAVLGDRSIAYLVHVQIHHGDTVQEGGWEFVVHAFGEQGPQLAQQLVDTVRAWERDVRAGAEPALSVHPAGTPDHRLPPGDVLDKPLCRLVFQWPGRDGLLRAPVSEVEGVMSGPDAPATVESL; encoded by the coding sequence GTGGGGTACGCCGTCCGCGAGGAGTGGCAGCAGCACTACGCCGACGGGAAGGGGTTCCGGCCCCTCGGTGACGCCGAGCGGGTGCTGCTCGCTGAGCGTGTTCCCGTGCCGGAGGCCGGCGGGCGGGCCCTCGATGTGGGATCCGGGACCGGGGAGTTGGCCGCCTACCTCGGAGCGCTCGGCTACGCGGTGGACGCCGTCGACTTCGCCGGCAGCGCGATCGAGCGTTCCCGCCAGGAGCACCCGGATGCGCGGGGTGTGCGGTGGATGCGCCTGGACATCGAGCACGACGACCCGGCCGGCCTGAACCCGGACGGCTACGACCTGATCACCTTGCGCCTGGTGGTGCCGTTCCTGAAGGACCGCAGCCGTGTCCTGCACGGGCTCGGGGAGCGGCTGCGGCCCGGCGGCGCGCTCGTGATCACCACGCCCACCGCCGAACTGACCGCCAAAGAGCGGCGGGACATCGCCCTCGACGAGGGGGAGATCCTCCAGATCGCCGGGGGCTGGAAGGAGTCGGCACGGCTGGACGCGGACGGTCTCGCGGTCCTGGTCCTGCGCGGGTCCTGCCACACCGACACGACAGCGGCTGAGAAGCGGCCGACGACCAGCCATGCCCTGACCGGCGCCGTGGCCGTGGTCACCGACCTCTCGGGCAGGGTCCTGCTCGGCAGGTCCACCGGCGGAATGTGGGAGCTGCCCGCAGGGAAGACCAGCGGATCGGAGGACTTCGCCGCCGCGGCCGTACGGGAGCTCTTCGAGGAGACCGGCCTGACGGCGGCCGCATCCGACGCCCACGTGGTGACGATGCTCGTCGATGACAGCCACGACATGCCCCGCCTCACCGCGGTGGTCCGGATCACGGCCTTCACCGGCACCCTGACCAACCCGGAGGAGCGGCTTTTCGAGCGGTGGGAGTGGCACGACCTGCACGCCCTGGCCTGCGTCGGGCCCGTGTTCGCACCGGCCGCCCAGTCACTCGAGGCGATCTGGCCCGGGATCATCCCCGGTCTGCCGGCCGTCCACTCCTACCCGCTCGCCGCCATCCACCCGCCCGTCCCCGGCGAACCTGCGGAGGCTGTGCGGCTGCGCGAGCAGATGGCTGACGCCGTCATCGCCGGCGGCTGGGCGCCCTCCGAGGCGGTCCAGGAGGCACTGCGTACCGTTCCTCGCCACCGGTTCGCGCCGGAGATGAGCCTGAGGACCGCGTACGACGACGATCTGGCGGTCGTCACCCGCCGCGACGAGATGGGCCGGGCCATCAGCTCGGTGTCCGCGGCCTGGCTGCAGGCCGACATGATCGAGTCTCTGCGGCTCGTCCCGGGGGCACGCGTGTACGAAGCGGGCTCCGGCGGCTACAACGCCGAACTGATCGCCCACGTCGTCGGACCGGCGGGTTCTGTCGTCACCGGGGACATCGATCCGTACGTCGTGCACCGCACCCAGCGGTTCATCGCCGAGGCCGGCAGCGGACGGGTCACCGCCTTCCAGGGCGACGCGGCCTTCGGCGCCCCGGCGAACCTCGTTCCTAGGGGCGGGTTCGACGCCAGCGTGATCACCTACAACGTGTGGGACATTTCCGCTGCTTGGCGCGAACAGCTCGCCGAGGGCGGTCATCTCGTCCTGCCTCTGGAGATGCACGGCTACACCCGCGCGATCAGCTTCCAGCGTCGAGGAGACGTCCTCCACGCAAGGAAGTTCACGTACTGCGGCTTCGTCCGGGACCAGGGACAGCACGGCCGGACCGTTCCGGTCGTGGGCCTGCTCGACGGCGAGCTGCAGCTCCGATTCGAGGACGGGCTTCCGCTGCCGGCCGAGGGCCTGGAGGAAGCGCTGCGCGGACCACGCCACGAGGTCGCCACCGGGCTGATCATGGGGTTCCAGTTCGACTTCTCATCGCTCCAGCTGTACGCGGCCACGACGCTGCCGGGGTTCTGCCGCCTGGCCGCCCACGCGGACAAGGGATCCGGTGTCACCTTGATCGCGAAGGGATCTGATGCCCCTGCCGTGCTCGGCGACCGGTCGATCGCCTACCTCGTCCACGTCCAGATTCACCACGGGGACACCGTGCAGGAGGGCGGGTGGGAGTTCGTCGTCCACGCCTTCGGCGAGCAGGGCCCTCAGCTTGCACAGCAGTTGGTGGACACGGTCAGGGCCTGGGAGCGCGACGTGCGCGCGGGCGCCGAACCCGCCCTGTCCGTCCACCCGGCCGGGACCCCCGATCACCGGCTGCCCCCGGGGGATGTGCTGGACAAGCCGCTGTGCCGGCTGGTGTTCCAATGGCCGGGGCGTGACGGCCTCCTCCGGGCGCCCGTTAGTGAAGTTGAAGGAGTGATGTCGGGGCCTGATGCTCCCGCCACGGTGGAGAGTCTGTAG
- a CDS encoding chaplin — translation MFRIAKAVAVTAAAGAVLAGGAGMAAADAVAEGAAIGSPGVLSGNVLQVPIHIPVNICGNTVNIVGILNPAFGNTCINDGGDIKGGHHKADHHG, via the coding sequence ATGTTCCGTATCGCCAAGGCCGTAGCCGTTACCGCCGCCGCTGGTGCTGTCCTGGCAGGCGGGGCCGGCATGGCCGCCGCCGACGCCGTGGCAGAAGGCGCTGCCATCGGCTCCCCCGGCGTCCTGTCCGGCAACGTCCTCCAGGTGCCCATCCACATCCCGGTCAACATCTGCGGCAACACCGTCAACATCGTCGGTATCCTCAACCCCGCCTTCGGAAACACGTGCATCAACGACGGCGGAGACATCAAGGGCGGCCACCACAAGGCCGACCACCACGGCTAG
- a CDS encoding NUDIX domain-containing protein, translating to MASLSTEPRGTAALLVNTAGQYLLHLRDANKPHICDPGTWSIPGGGREGEESCRQAVERELLEETGLRVPLEPLTIVDAHGPTGDKGQIQVYVGAWDGDDNTLPCPEGIMFRWFDAETTAWLTMCPWTAEVIALHQRTASVPAPRSPSCPARAGGSRARLNAIGVHLYLEREDGRILLGRRHPDVAFAGNQFHALAGHLETENAVAGLVREAEEEAGLVIAPEDLELVHTVHMLDEGGDGQPRLGLFFRARTWSGTPEVREPDKCLEWVWVDPTALPEPIVAYTRNAIEAIGRGVAYSELGWT from the coding sequence ATGGCCAGCCTGTCCACCGAGCCGCGCGGCACCGCAGCACTTCTGGTCAACACCGCCGGTCAGTACCTGCTGCATCTGCGGGACGCCAACAAGCCGCACATCTGTGACCCGGGTACGTGGTCGATCCCGGGTGGTGGCCGCGAGGGCGAGGAGAGCTGCCGCCAGGCGGTCGAGCGCGAGCTGTTGGAAGAAACGGGCCTGAGGGTGCCGCTTGAGCCCCTCACCATCGTCGACGCCCACGGTCCCACCGGCGACAAGGGCCAGATCCAGGTGTACGTCGGCGCCTGGGACGGCGACGACAACACGTTGCCGTGCCCTGAGGGGATCATGTTCCGCTGGTTCGACGCCGAGACCACGGCCTGGCTGACCATGTGCCCGTGGACAGCCGAGGTCATCGCCCTGCACCAGAGGACCGCCTCCGTCCCGGCGCCCCGGTCGCCGAGCTGTCCGGCGCGGGCCGGGGGCAGCCGGGCCCGGCTGAACGCGATCGGCGTCCACCTCTACCTCGAACGTGAAGACGGCCGGATCCTGCTCGGCCGGCGTCACCCCGATGTCGCCTTTGCCGGGAACCAGTTCCACGCCCTCGCCGGCCATCTGGAGACCGAGAACGCGGTGGCCGGGTTGGTCCGGGAGGCCGAGGAGGAGGCAGGTCTTGTGATCGCCCCGGAGGACCTTGAGCTGGTGCACACGGTGCACATGCTCGACGAGGGCGGTGATGGGCAGCCCCGGCTCGGCCTCTTCTTCCGTGCCCGCACGTGGAGCGGAACCCCCGAGGTGCGGGAGCCGGACAAATGCCTCGAATGGGTCTGGGTCGATCCGACTGCGCTTCCCGAGCCGATCGTCGCCTACACCCGGAACGCGATCGAGGCGATCGGCCGCGGCGTCGCCTACTCCGAGCTCGGCTGGACCTGA
- a CDS encoding DUF5133 domain-containing protein: MATTPAPAREAERILSDSLITLCVLMGRPTASEAVREALQYTGA; the protein is encoded by the coding sequence ATGGCGACCACGCCCGCCCCGGCCCGCGAGGCAGAGCGCATCCTGTCCGATTCACTCATCACTCTGTGTGTCCTCATGGGCCGGCCAACCGCCTCCGAGGCAGTGCGCGAAGCCCTCCAGTACACCGGGGCCTGA
- a CDS encoding IS5 family transposase translates to MGGRRRAGARLRQSEGCKRGPLTGPNPTDRGKPGSKIHLITDRNGLPLSLGISGGQHAPQPGTSAARARHPTHSFSHGPCRRPAKLHADEGYDHDHLRRWLRKRGIRHRIARKGIESSQRLGRHRWVVERTVSWLARCRRLHRRYERKAEHFLAFSGIAAALICHRRLVRVDGLDQSV, encoded by the coding sequence GTGGGGGGCCGGAGGCGGGCCGGTGCCCGACTCCGTCAGTCTGAGGGCTGCAAAAGGGGGCCACTGACCGGACCGAACCCGACCGACCGTGGCAAGCCGGGATCGAAGATCCACCTGATCACGGACCGGAACGGACTCCCGCTGTCACTGGGCATCTCGGGCGGCCAACATGCACCACAGCCAGGGACTTCAGCCGCTCGTGCGCGGCATCCCACCCATTCGTTCTCCCACGGACCCTGTCGCCGCCCGGCGAAGCTGCACGCCGACGAGGGCTACGACCATGACCACCTGCGCCGGTGGCTCCGCAAGCGCGGCATCCGCCACCGCATCGCCCGCAAAGGGATCGAGTCCTCACAGCGGCTCGGCCGCCACCGATGGGTTGTTGAGAGGACCGTGTCCTGGCTCGCCCGCTGCCGCCGACTCCACCGGCGCTATGAACGCAAGGCAGAACACTTCCTCGCTTTCTCCGGCATAGCCGCAGCCCTCATCTGCCACCGCCGACTCGTCCGTGTGGACGGGCTGGACCAGTCAGTGTGA
- a CDS encoding alpha/beta hydrolase: MTTVSPAARRALAVGLTLAACLTSSPVLATAAETPAQDSSGAGLDRYYRQHLGWGSCIKGPDDTTGRDLDQAGVQCADVTVPLDYADPRGRTITVAISRLKATDTRHRIGAILLNNGGPGGPALQSPPQARASMKEVGARYDIVGFDPRFIGRSTALDCGLPVGMTWLSAGTGRAGFDRQVTLQKSLADKCRATDAAVLPHITTRNTARDMDVIRGTLGERKISFLGYSYGTYLGTVYTQMFPGRHDRMVLDGAINPSDYRPRLLKGTERENEKALSDWAAWAAEHHDTYGLGRSRAEVLAAVDRIVAAAARGPLTIGAGADAFRIDDSQVPLLLFSGIADDTAPARASFGELLSVLAKAAEGRPTTVPPMLVPELRYVLRGEGEPTGAQSAVICGDVAAARDPELYWRDIERNRTAHPLFGALTNNINPCAFWDSPREEPTRVRRDAPALIVAATGDPRTTYKGSVELHKQLPSSRLVTLEGANRHALYGRYGNACVDDQVNRYLATGKLPARDRTCVKQAG; this comes from the coding sequence GTGACCACGGTCAGCCCCGCCGCACGCCGCGCCTTGGCCGTGGGCCTCACCCTCGCCGCCTGCCTCACGTCCTCCCCCGTCCTGGCCACGGCCGCCGAGACCCCCGCCCAGGACAGCTCCGGGGCCGGACTGGACCGGTACTACCGCCAGCACCTCGGCTGGGGCAGCTGCATCAAGGGCCCCGACGACACCACGGGCCGCGATCTGGACCAGGCAGGCGTGCAGTGCGCGGACGTGACCGTGCCCCTGGATTACGCCGACCCCCGGGGGCGCACGATCACCGTGGCGATCTCCCGGCTCAAGGCCACCGACACCCGCCACCGCATCGGCGCGATCCTCCTCAACAACGGCGGTCCGGGCGGGCCCGCGCTCCAGTCCCCGCCGCAGGCCCGCGCGTCGATGAAGGAGGTCGGCGCGCGCTACGACATCGTCGGCTTCGACCCGCGCTTCATCGGGCGCAGCACCGCGCTGGACTGCGGCTTGCCGGTCGGCATGACCTGGCTGTCCGCCGGCACCGGCCGGGCGGGCTTCGACCGCCAGGTCACCCTGCAGAAGAGCCTGGCCGACAAGTGCCGGGCCACCGACGCCGCGGTGCTCCCGCACATCACCACCCGCAACACGGCCCGCGACATGGACGTCATCCGCGGCACGCTCGGCGAGCGGAAGATCTCCTTCCTGGGCTACTCGTACGGCACCTACCTGGGCACGGTCTACACGCAGATGTTCCCCGGCCGCCACGACCGGATGGTGCTGGACGGGGCGATCAACCCGAGCGACTACCGCCCCCGGCTGCTGAAGGGCACCGAGCGCGAGAACGAGAAGGCGCTGTCCGACTGGGCCGCCTGGGCCGCGGAGCACCACGACACCTACGGCCTCGGCCGCAGCCGCGCCGAGGTGCTCGCCGCCGTCGACCGCATCGTCGCGGCGGCCGCGCGCGGTCCGCTGACCATCGGCGCCGGCGCCGATGCCTTCCGGATCGACGACAGCCAGGTGCCGCTCCTCCTCTTCTCGGGCATCGCGGACGACACCGCCCCGGCGCGGGCGTCGTTCGGCGAGCTGCTTTCCGTACTGGCCAAAGCCGCGGAGGGCCGGCCGACGACGGTACCGCCGATGCTCGTCCCGGAGCTCCGGTACGTGCTGCGCGGTGAGGGCGAGCCCACCGGCGCGCAGTCCGCCGTCATCTGCGGGGACGTGGCCGCCGCGCGCGATCCGGAGCTCTACTGGCGGGACATCGAGCGCAACCGGACCGCGCACCCGCTGTTCGGCGCTCTGACCAACAACATCAACCCGTGCGCCTTCTGGGACTCGCCGCGCGAAGAGCCCACCCGGGTGCGGCGCGATGCCCCGGCACTGATCGTCGCCGCCACCGGTGACCCGCGTACGACGTACAAGGGAAGCGTCGAGCTGCACAAGCAGCTGCCGAGCTCCAGGCTGGTCACCCTCGAGGGCGCCAACCGGCACGCCCTCTACGGGCGCTACGGCAACGCGTGCGTGGACGACCAGGTCAACCGGTACCTGGCCACCGGCAAGCTGCCGGCGAGGGACCGGACTTGCGTCAAACAGGCTGGGTAG
- a CDS encoding NUDIX domain-containing protein, translated as MAAARIEQVRPGYRPLTKVVLLLLRSDGKVALVRRARCPERGQLALVGGRLEPAEWLDEAACRGASHALGIGVGVQDIELSGLLHYRSERGAGRLCVVFATQRWSGEPSNSAPCEYSEVVWADPGGPPADCRPLTHAVLNQYVAGTLYAAVAMPDARTAPAETAAIRAAGYEREIWLGASGSGMPAASSEKNTGARPDARETK; from the coding sequence ATGGCTGCTGCCCGAATCGAACAGGTGAGGCCGGGCTACCGGCCGCTGACGAAGGTGGTGCTGCTCCTGCTGCGCTCGGACGGGAAGGTGGCGCTGGTCCGCCGGGCCCGATGCCCCGAACGGGGCCAGTTGGCCCTGGTGGGCGGACGGCTGGAGCCGGCGGAGTGGCTGGACGAGGCGGCCTGCCGGGGGGCCTCCCACGCGCTGGGTATCGGAGTGGGCGTGCAGGACATCGAGCTCAGCGGACTCCTGCACTACCGCAGTGAGCGGGGCGCGGGCCGCCTGTGCGTCGTCTTCGCCACGCAGCGCTGGTCCGGGGAGCCCAGCAACTCCGCGCCGTGCGAGTACAGCGAGGTGGTGTGGGCGGATCCGGGCGGCCCTCCGGCTGACTGCCGGCCGCTCACCCACGCCGTCCTCAACCAGTACGTCGCCGGCACCCTGTACGCCGCCGTCGCCATGCCGGACGCCCGGACCGCCCCAGCCGAAACGGCGGCGATCCGGGCAGCGGGGTACGAGCGCGAGATCTGGCTCGGTGCCTCCGGCTCGGGCATGCCGGCAGCTTCCAGTGAGAAGAACACCGGTGCACGACCGGATGCGAGGGAGACGAAGTGA
- a CDS encoding GNAT family N-acetyltransferase, whose translation MAELGPVVWPPAPLRTGRLVLRESVARDRAAFIELFASSEVRTYLGGPRPRAELESAVPEVPGRRPGVFVVDHDGAMIGVVTLDRRDVERPGHVRPDAGEAELSYMFLPKAWGRGYAFEACSAALGWVADALPGEPVVLCTQVANDRSVRVAVKLGFTEVERFEEFGAEQWFGVCSSGPRSG comes from the coding sequence ATGGCTGAGCTTGGTCCCGTTGTGTGGCCGCCCGCCCCCTTGCGGACCGGGCGGCTCGTGCTCCGCGAATCGGTGGCCCGGGACCGTGCGGCGTTCATTGAACTGTTCGCCTCGTCGGAGGTGCGGACGTACCTCGGTGGCCCCCGACCACGTGCTGAGCTTGAGAGCGCAGTGCCTGAAGTGCCCGGTCGGCGGCCTGGCGTGTTCGTGGTCGATCACGACGGGGCGATGATCGGCGTCGTCACGCTCGACCGGCGGGACGTGGAGCGTCCGGGGCACGTCCGTCCTGATGCCGGGGAGGCCGAGCTCAGCTACATGTTCCTGCCCAAGGCGTGGGGACGTGGGTACGCCTTTGAGGCATGCTCGGCGGCGCTCGGCTGGGTCGCCGACGCGCTTCCCGGTGAGCCGGTGGTGCTCTGCACTCAGGTGGCCAACGACCGCTCGGTACGTGTCGCGGTGAAACTGGGGTTCACCGAGGTGGAGCGGTTCGAGGAGTTTGGCGCCGAGCAGTGGTTCGGTGTGTGCTCCTCGGGTCCGCGGTCTGGTTGA